One genomic segment of Thermodesulfobacterium sp. TA1 includes these proteins:
- the trpD gene encoding anthranilate phosphoribosyltransferase: protein MTLKEGIVRLKEGKNLTQEESYQIFKSLATEDFSHEDAEVFLDLLKKKGETWQEIAGAILAYREVMTKLPFSLPEGAVLVDTCGTGGDAKNSFNFSTAVAIALSAIDGIYVAKHGNRSVSSQSGSADLIEASGIPLDLPPEVSAQALKDLKFTFLFAPLYHPAFKKVIPIRQKLGRTIFNLLGPLLNPASPTHQLMGVYSYVMTEKIGYVLDAIGVKRALIVFGEEGFDEITITGSTKVSELRDERITTYFLDPEDFGFERCENLEELQVKGPKHSLEILEKLFKNKLEGPIKDMFLMNLGAAIYLCEKAIDIKGGIEKAKELLNSGQVWEKFQEIKDYYKKLKN from the coding sequence ATGACCCTTAAGGAAGGGATTGTGAGACTTAAGGAAGGAAAAAATCTTACTCAAGAAGAATCCTATCAAATCTTTAAGTCTTTAGCTACTGAAGATTTTTCTCATGAAGACGCTGAGGTATTTTTAGACCTTTTAAAAAAAAAAGGAGAAACCTGGCAGGAAATCGCTGGGGCTATCTTAGCCTATAGAGAGGTTATGACTAAACTTCCTTTTAGCCTTCCAGAAGGAGCGGTTTTAGTAGATACTTGTGGAACAGGAGGAGACGCTAAAAACAGCTTTAACTTTTCTACAGCTGTAGCCATAGCTCTTTCAGCTATAGATGGAATTTATGTGGCTAAACATGGAAACCGTTCAGTGTCAAGTCAATCAGGGAGTGCTGACCTGATCGAGGCCTCAGGTATCCCCCTTGACCTTCCTCCTGAAGTTTCAGCCCAAGCCTTAAAAGACCTCAAGTTTACCTTTCTGTTTGCTCCACTCTATCATCCGGCGTTTAAAAAAGTTATTCCTATACGCCAGAAATTAGGTAGGACTATTTTCAACCTTTTAGGTCCTTTATTAAACCCTGCTTCCCCTACCCATCAGTTGATGGGGGTTTATAGTTATGTGATGACTGAAAAAATAGGTTATGTGCTTGATGCTATAGGGGTTAAACGGGCGTTAATAGTTTTTGGAGAAGAAGGTTTTGATGAAATCACGATTACTGGTTCAACCAAGGTTTCAGAACTGAGAGACGAAAGGATTACCACCTATTTTTTAGACCCTGAAGATTTTGGTTTTGAAAGATGTGAAAACTTAGAAGAACTGCAGGTTAAAGGACCTAAACATAGCCTTGAAATCTTAGAAAAACTTTTCAAAAATAAACTGGAAGGTCCGATAAAGGATATGTTTTTGATGAATTTAGGTGCAGCTATTTATCTTTGCGAAAAAGCTATTGACATAAAAGGGGGAATAGAAAAAGCTAAAGAGCTTTTAAACTCAGGACAGGTTTGGGAAAAGTTTCAAGAAATAAAAGATTATTATAAAAAACTTAAAAATTAG
- a CDS encoding CGGC domain-containing protein, translating into MKKIVLVKCKMIADQNLCPGDAKCFVALGRKEGEFARYKDEEAQIVGIVDCGGCEGNKNRVICSLMLLKIQLNALKEKVDSVHVGTCIMKFCKRKDDLISAIKEKAGVEVIEGTHPYAPLSIFGD; encoded by the coding sequence ATGAAAAAGATAGTGTTGGTAAAGTGTAAAATGATTGCAGACCAAAACCTTTGTCCAGGAGATGCTAAATGTTTTGTAGCCTTAGGAAGAAAAGAAGGAGAATTTGCAAGATATAAAGATGAAGAAGCCCAAATTGTAGGTATTGTAGATTGTGGAGGTTGTGAAGGTAACAAAAATAGGGTAATCTGTAGTTTAATGCTGCTAAAGATTCAGTTAAACGCTTTAAAAGAAAAAGTAGATTCGGTACATGTGGGAACTTGCATCATGAAATTCTGCAAAAGAAAAGACGACCTTATATCAGCTATAAAAGAAAAGGCAGGGGTAGAGGTTATCGAAGGGACCCATCCCTATGCACCACTTAGCATTTTTGGAGACTAA
- the murA gene encoding UDP-N-acetylglucosamine 1-carboxyvinyltransferase yields MERLSERRYVIKGGYPLKGVVEVSGAKNAALPAIAATLLAPGEYRLKRVPKVRDVFCMLKILEFLGARYSFEKDYLKVDTSGINKVSVPYELATQIRASILFLGALLGAKGEAEVPLPGGCAIGKRPVDLHLKGMERLGAEISLNHGNLKVKASNLRGSEIVLDFPSVTATENLLMAAALAEGETVIKNAAKEPEVVFLAEVLKDMGAQIKGEGEDTLYIKGKKKLKPTDIEIIPDRIEAGTFLVLGGLLEENEIEIKNLNLSYLEVPISKLKEIGVYVEKVGKKSYSVKREKVLRATKMVTAPYPGFPTDLQPIFTVLLTQAQGMSLVVENLFENRFLYVFELNRMGANIKLEDRTAIINGATPLFGSPVKATDLRAGAALVLAGLCAENTTTVYNVELIERGYENFVEKLQGLGAKIEVETV; encoded by the coding sequence ATGGAAAGATTAAGTGAAAGAAGATATGTTATTAAGGGAGGATACCCTTTAAAAGGGGTGGTAGAAGTTAGTGGGGCTAAAAACGCAGCCTTGCCTGCGATTGCCGCTACTTTACTTGCCCCTGGGGAATATCGTTTAAAAAGGGTTCCTAAGGTAAGAGATGTTTTTTGTATGTTAAAAATTTTAGAGTTTTTAGGGGCACGTTATTCTTTTGAAAAAGATTACCTTAAAGTGGATACTTCAGGAATAAACAAAGTTTCTGTGCCTTATGAGTTGGCTACTCAAATAAGGGCTTCCATTTTATTTTTAGGGGCTCTTTTAGGAGCCAAAGGAGAGGCTGAAGTGCCTCTTCCAGGAGGTTGTGCTATAGGGAAAAGACCGGTAGACCTACATCTTAAAGGTATGGAAAGACTGGGAGCAGAAATATCTTTAAACCACGGCAATTTAAAGGTAAAGGCCTCAAACTTAAGAGGCAGTGAAATAGTACTTGATTTTCCTTCAGTAACAGCTACAGAAAACTTACTTATGGCAGCGGCTTTAGCAGAAGGTGAGACGGTGATAAAAAATGCAGCCAAAGAGCCAGAGGTGGTGTTTTTAGCCGAGGTTTTAAAAGATATGGGAGCTCAAATAAAGGGAGAAGGAGAAGACACCCTTTATATAAAGGGTAAAAAGAAGTTGAAGCCTACAGACATAGAAATCATACCTGATCGTATTGAGGCCGGGACTTTCTTAGTCTTAGGTGGACTTTTAGAAGAAAACGAAATAGAGATTAAAAACTTAAATCTTTCTTATTTAGAAGTACCTATTTCTAAACTTAAGGAAATAGGTGTTTATGTAGAAAAGGTTGGGAAAAAATCTTATTCGGTTAAAAGGGAAAAGGTTTTGCGTGCCACCAAAATGGTTACCGCCCCTTATCCTGGTTTCCCTACAGATTTGCAACCTATTTTTACGGTTTTGTTAACCCAGGCTCAAGGGATGTCTTTAGTAGTAGAGAACCTTTTTGAAAACCGTTTTTTGTATGTTTTTGAGTTAAACAGGATGGGAGCCAACATCAAATTAGAAGACCGGACAGCAATAATTAACGGAGCTACCCCTCTTTTTGGTTCTCCGGTGAAGGCTACAGACCTTAGGGCAGGAGCAGCTTTGGTTTTAGCAGGCCTTTGTGCTGAAAATACCACTACCGTATATAACGTAGAGTTAATAGAAAGAGGTTATGAAAATTTTGTAGAAAAACTGCAAGGTTTAGGTGCAAAGATAGAAGTTGAAACCGTATGA
- the holB gene encoding DNA polymerase III subunit delta' yields MKVKKLEQVLNQAPAVNLLKKSLATDRLSHAYLFTGPKGVGKETTAYAFIFHLFCQKNPLSPCEVCLACKKIAKGVHPDVLTVSPEKKEIKIDQIREVIHFLKYPPLEARYKVVLIKDTERMNQESANALLKSLEEPPSYGIFILLTENFTQLLPTVVSRSQVVRFHSLPKSTVYKVLREWYGLEKEVSQTLAEISQGSLGRALNIAEKGFLEELNSFVKAGSSRSPYLRFRVAERFAGYNYQDLEEIFYLILVWVWRSYLKRLIDYPYPEAFPEEIYPKDPFQAFTLIQESHQALDRYLNPELVFYRLFLKIFD; encoded by the coding sequence ATGAAGGTAAAAAAACTTGAACAAGTTTTAAACCAAGCACCTGCAGTTAATCTGTTAAAAAAATCTTTAGCTACAGATAGGTTATCTCACGCTTATCTTTTCACCGGACCTAAAGGGGTAGGTAAAGAAACTACAGCTTATGCTTTTATCTTTCATCTTTTTTGCCAAAAAAACCCTCTATCTCCTTGTGAAGTCTGTTTAGCCTGTAAAAAAATAGCTAAAGGCGTCCATCCTGATGTTTTAACGGTTAGCCCTGAAAAAAAAGAAATCAAAATAGATCAAATAAGAGAAGTAATCCATTTTCTAAAATATCCTCCTTTAGAAGCAAGATATAAAGTAGTTCTTATTAAAGATACAGAAAGAATGAACCAAGAATCAGCTAACGCCCTTTTAAAGTCTTTAGAAGAACCACCATCTTATGGGATTTTTATCCTTCTTACCGAAAACTTTACCCAGCTTTTGCCCACAGTAGTTTCTAGGTCCCAGGTGGTTAGGTTCCATTCCCTTCCTAAAAGCACGGTTTATAAGGTTTTAAGAGAATGGTATGGATTGGAAAAAGAGGTTTCTCAAACCTTAGCCGAAATTTCTCAAGGAAGTTTAGGCAGGGCCTTAAATATAGCGGAAAAGGGATTCTTAGAAGAGCTAAACAGCTTTGTAAAAGCAGGTTCTTCTCGAAGTCCTTACTTAAGGTTTAGGGTAGCAGAAAGATTTGCAGGGTATAATTACCAAGATTTAGAGGAGATTTTTTATTTAATTTTAGTTTGGGTTTGGAGGTCCTATTTAAAAAGATTGATAGACTATCCTTATCCTGAGGCTTTTCCAGAAGAAATCTATCCTAAAGATCCTTTCCAAGCCTTTACCTTAATTCAAGAAAGCCACCAAGCCCTGGATAGATATCTCAATCCAGAGCTGGTGTTTTATAGATTATTTTTAAAAATTTTTGATTAA